The Streptomyces sp. NBC_00224 genome has a window encoding:
- a CDS encoding DinB family protein, whose protein sequence is MTRINDTPPAWDDRTQLTTFLDYARGTAHAKCEGVSEENARKALLPGSPLMTMSGVINHLRWVEYYWFQVVFLGEEDRAPMTDEDPDREMRIAVDFPLTQLLDEYAEQSSLYRELVAGSDLDKQAQRTIRNGVHVDLRWIVHHLTEETARHNGHLDILREMLDGATGY, encoded by the coding sequence ATGACCAGAATCAATGACACACCGCCCGCGTGGGACGATCGCACCCAGCTCACCACGTTCCTCGACTACGCACGTGGCACCGCACACGCCAAATGCGAAGGCGTCTCTGAGGAGAACGCGCGCAAGGCGCTCCTGCCGGGCTCACCGTTGATGACCATGAGCGGTGTGATCAACCATCTTCGCTGGGTCGAGTACTACTGGTTCCAGGTGGTCTTCCTCGGCGAGGAAGACCGGGCCCCCATGACGGATGAGGACCCCGACCGCGAGATGCGTATTGCCGTCGACTTCCCGCTCACACAGTTGCTCGACGAATACGCCGAACAGAGCAGCCTCTACCGCGAACTGGTCGCCGGAAGCGACCTGGACAAGCAGGCTCAGCGCACGATCCGCAACGGCGTCCACGTCGACTTGCGCTGGATCGTGCACCACCTCACCGAGGAGACGGCCCGCCACAACGGCCACCTGGACATCCTGCGCGAGATGCTCGACGGCGCAACCGGCTACTAG
- a CDS encoding SpoIIE family protein phosphatase, translating to MNGGKGRRRLASRASARKGAAAHRSAGARRRLGRSTGEVPLDRITTRDRLAWLNSAGSRIGTTLDLERTAQELAEFTVPGFADGAAVDILESVLRGDEGSRWTGTGVPLMRATALCAIEELSALEPTPVGETFVRTEQAHETLLHRYCLRQGKPVMVSRMRNDDFIKVAPTESAAAKMRAAGVHSYLAVPLIARGLLLGSADFVRGPGTPPFSSTDLALAEHLASQAAVYIDNARLYGREREHVVSLQRTLLPRATPVTPGLRVQAEYAPSTAHHGVGGDWYDVMALPGGRTALMVGDVMGHGLPAAATMGRLRAVARTLMTLDMAPERVLARLDLATRDLEDEQVATFLCAVFDPADSTYTLASAGHLPPLLLDGRGSAEFVDLPIGAPLGAGVIPYDPIRLKVQAGGNLVMYTDGLVKSRHADLDHQLERLRSAARGLAPEVLEGGGLIECAPADTARFDEAVLLVATIASATPAGLREWQLPQEGRAASVARGLVTDQLAAWDLTELADVCELVVSELVGNALRYGNGPGRLRLLRGERLVVEVSDTGPDLPQIQHADLSDEGGRGLQLINMLCRRWGSCRTVTGKVVWAEQNLPS from the coding sequence GTGAACGGCGGCAAAGGGAGACGGCGCCTGGCCAGCCGCGCCTCGGCCCGAAAGGGGGCCGCGGCGCACCGGTCGGCCGGTGCCCGCAGGCGGCTCGGCCGGAGTACCGGCGAGGTCCCCCTCGACCGAATCACCACGCGCGATCGACTGGCCTGGCTGAACTCCGCCGGCTCCAGGATCGGCACCACTCTGGACCTGGAGCGCACTGCCCAGGAGCTGGCCGAGTTCACCGTGCCCGGCTTCGCCGACGGGGCCGCTGTCGACATCCTGGAGAGCGTCCTGCGGGGCGACGAGGGCTCACGGTGGACGGGTACGGGCGTCCCGCTCATGCGGGCCACGGCGCTGTGCGCCATCGAGGAGCTGTCCGCCCTGGAGCCCACTCCGGTGGGCGAGACCTTCGTCCGCACGGAGCAGGCGCACGAGACACTGCTCCATCGGTACTGTCTGCGGCAGGGCAAGCCTGTGATGGTGAGCCGGATGCGGAACGACGACTTCATCAAGGTCGCGCCGACGGAGAGCGCCGCGGCGAAGATGCGTGCCGCCGGAGTGCACAGCTATCTCGCGGTGCCGCTGATCGCCCGCGGGCTGCTGCTCGGCAGCGCGGACTTCGTACGCGGCCCCGGAACACCACCGTTCTCCTCCACCGACCTCGCACTGGCGGAACACCTGGCCTCCCAAGCCGCCGTCTACATCGACAACGCCCGGCTGTACGGGCGCGAGCGCGAGCACGTCGTCTCGTTGCAACGCACTCTGCTGCCGCGCGCGACCCCGGTGACGCCGGGGCTGCGTGTGCAGGCCGAGTACGCGCCCTCGACGGCTCACCACGGTGTGGGCGGGGACTGGTACGACGTGATGGCCCTGCCCGGCGGACGTACGGCCCTCATGGTGGGCGACGTCATGGGCCACGGGCTGCCCGCGGCCGCGACCATGGGGCGTCTGCGGGCGGTGGCCCGCACCCTGATGACCCTGGACATGGCTCCGGAGCGCGTCCTGGCCCGGCTCGACCTCGCCACGCGTGACCTGGAGGACGAGCAGGTCGCCACATTCCTCTGCGCTGTCTTCGACCCGGCCGACTCCACCTACACGCTGGCCAGCGCCGGGCACCTGCCACCACTGCTCCTCGACGGGCGGGGTTCCGCCGAGTTCGTGGACCTGCCCATCGGCGCGCCGCTCGGCGCGGGAGTGATTCCGTACGACCCGATCCGCCTGAAAGTCCAGGCAGGCGGCAATCTGGTCATGTACACGGACGGTCTCGTGAAGTCCCGGCATGCGGACCTGGACCACCAGTTGGAACGCCTGCGCTCGGCGGCGCGCGGTCTGGCACCCGAGGTTCTGGAAGGCGGCGGCTTGATCGAATGCGCCCCTGCCGACACCGCCCGTTTCGACGAGGCCGTGCTCCTCGTCGCGACGATCGCCTCTGCCACCCCCGCCGGCCTCCGCGAGTGGCAGCTGCCGCAGGAAGGGCGTGCGGCGTCCGTCGCCCGGGGTCTGGTCACGGACCAGCTCGCCGCGTGGGATCTGACGGAGCTCGCCGACGTCTGCGAACTCGTCGTCTCCGAACTCGTCGGCAACGCCCTGCGCTACGGCAACGGGCCCGGCCGGCTCCGGCTGCTGCGCGGTGAGCGACTCGTCGTGGAGGTCTCGGACACGGGCCCGGACCTGCCCCAGATCCAGCACGCGGATCTCAGCGACGAGGGCGGCCGGGGCCTCCAGCTCATCAACATGCTGTGCCGCCGATGGGGCTCCTGCCGCACCGTGACCGGCAAGGTGGTGTGGGCGGAGCAGAACCTTCCCTCCTGA